Proteins encoded by one window of Conger conger chromosome 1, fConCon1.1, whole genome shotgun sequence:
- the si:dkeyp-84f3.9 gene encoding uncharacterized protein si:dkeyp-84f3.9: MMFQEEDAHHRAGKDEEEGGMNVGGRTQGEIGEPPVGDVPPAAVVTTLSEYLPHSKNQTPKKRGRPKKILLLKEVNQRAKDVSERGVLLADSGTFKAPCQQPSTNLDTAFENGPKGLSNQEQGIALSTKKCSNMFMNTLADEQQVTPTSSGPVPTVQDDFPPFSVRRHSMTKSNTETRSKQDATERMCRKPDRYPGGGEGRNVVAHTPWISNLSEKDKVTGESDARLHASARLLQNSWGEKCQGQGRERGIAIEQQEKIIMAESVMLTETPTWTCEETDKFRDCHSSSVMPNVSQSDTLQCAEEAVKGLVDAVVPHEPMVKHGPKGGPPKRSMLSKMQVRQAVGGPKDHGNYFEENSTCEKRNSSFYQRKGKLGEWKMKESDKSFESIQMGTAVNKDSSKTDVRLVDTNVCQVPSVSFSSTGSDPVTCPHVNPKKKVGRPQKKHENIETEGTIGILGTDCSVSVNESVETSLKDLSDKKALEKTDCVQKTKRGRGRYARKPVCIIPRQEQVVGMVIQSTAETRTPPRKRDQEVIGGKRVTGTECKGSTLLELKATAVPTPVRPLPHVQRKRGCRKKIICLNEKTPNSFEPQNCSVSQQVILPPSKTKSQNKGMAEMSATFGSVKATGKEKSAVVRQRGNGGSIAVSCRNREAEVKFKRKIGRPFKKKTLIKMAKQLELPQLRTAKATDMYEENHPENIPYQTHKYRLKRERKTVELYSQVSQLRRYSRACKLNANYSAEKQEHHPASSRKRLLSSVSKIPIPNLDSEKTSSSAVLSVTKKGTVTTKSEGRDSLKVTWKKGKHLKNKMKRKVNIKVEEIQQPVLTALSKIKNPSAFQEILPMLSKETTAVSGSARSTEKKPLTNCKMRSKAKQINQLQFSAESGQSLRAQSLCQIHNDTAAAKVALPVLIHKAEFEEIGVMSHKGTHNVTVKKIQGKGRMSQKKVTVKCEPGLDAAVINDSESHSPFLPSQRFIESTKSGDKGPQIHGRQRKNEALVPTVKFREEVKKDVAYESLTDQSYHPSQECPLQSPGKVMSCLKISANSEMKRPRKVDRRRKWFRHQKAQELKALSEVKPTEPVGQFTSQIDSREEVLSVTQKHLSKRKLETGDQLFNDSDPFTKRPRKAVGSRKRRRRKRSWWDDRGKGKGEIPDAMLKPSLPSVEGKAEVEVVVKSDFDVKITANQESNTSYQHKMQNSNELPSHTQVVPQRSGTDRISEVVYFSDQINLSTSHNTEKSQNNIFADETEKKPFHDNSISENQRLASDPENQDDQTLPIKNLGPLPEPCKITVDMASDELQEKERWNETNTSTSPALNDEVNTLETDSLEPDPLVKAELTRQKSRSRNEDDRQTQIVTTEENALRDHSVLLNPKEVDQVETKVEMFVSSESKTLNPANLRSSKMLSEEDGLCDVFLNTPDVEKEQTMSLQQKVLIQDPPLDKKGWEKDGVEQSDQEVEEGYVEEDTVESMEEEELPVTSHSKARRPGRPAKDKGKKPIECQFCGRPFHHISAYVIHRRVHTGERPYSCQECGKTFAQLSNLNTHRKTHKVSGDLHGLLSEQEELLDHCQKHAPGPEKRDHLTRQAGNEEGGDKKQYRSFPYSKDGKPHICSVCGKGFRYTSMLKIHMRVHSGEKPYSCKVCGKSFSQACSVSVHEKIHWSIKPYVCNFCGKGFSQLGTLRTHFYSHVGVYKDGGKQLSNKVTFQCRACNKSFSIWHQYNFHLKSHLDVQFFACDICGRQYRQMCDLSFHRQSCGKQIIEETVRHTLESDTLQESRKLKGQPFQPHVLQYSQLQSNYQHQRQGKQAFSPSDLTSQRPLYQLPERKTLKPELMNPQPQRDASQQRNHSSRSKCWQMPNPAYSQMIIKSPRKRHPSRHPLSTSVHLDRKFDPRKYLCPRCGRLFRHLGRLRAHMLTHIRGHSYTCGRCGKTLENWNKFWLHQRVHRQKQGRFFCPKCGQGFRFAGMYKQHLQEHKELTVFACSSCPQTFSHQEALKAHRRDQHKPHKCNVCGKRFHLQGNLQRHNLVHRHTHPECCPHCSLLFASVTCLQDHMMTHKSPAGPLLDMSAQQNVLPYQCGECESSFKNLDLLFRHQLSHPPPRDRKPWRNGEIVGLQKKSPYVFAPLDDPSVYPSSSSSVAQVSAHYTNPSSHEGSVISHTYSPDHFQLASNKPSHPSKLPSLENNAHLPQTLSPSAAVPFSDSQPLPQYPQTSTSVQSPSHNQDQTSHKCEKPFPQKPLRTYEKSKRGVPSAPSVKPHNEEDCRDSIACAECGAQFNVVPELYEHYLQHARGEL; encoded by the coding sequence ATGATGTTTCAAGAGGAAGACGCGCATCATCGGGCTGGTAAAGACGAGGAGGAAGGTGGAATGAACGTTGGAGGAAGAACGCAAGGAGAGATTGGAGAACCCCCTGTGGGAGATGTCCCACCAGCAGCTGTTGTCACAACACTCTCTGAGTACCTGCCCCACAGTAAAAATCAGACTCCCAAAAAAAGGGGTAGACCCAAAAAGATTTTGCTGCTGAAAGAGGTGAACCAGAGGGCAAAAGATGTTTCAGAAAGGGGAGTATTGCTTGCTGATTCTGGTACATTCAAAGCACCTTGCCAGCAACCGAGCACAAATTTAGACACAGCCTTTGAGAATGGTCCTAAAGGGTTAAGTAATCAAGAACAAGGAATTGCATTATCTACTAAGAAATGTAGTAACATGTTTATGAATACCTTAGCTGATGAGCAACAGGTAACACCCACGAGTAGTGGACCCGTACCGACCGTTCAAGATGACTTTCCTCCCTTTTCAGTTAGAAGGCACAGTATGACAAAGTCAAACACTGAAACTCGGTCGAAGCAGGATGCTACAGAGAGAATGTGCAGAAAGCCTGATAGATACccgggaggaggggaggggcggaATGTAGTTGCACACACGCCCTGGATTAGCAATCTCTCGGAAAAAGACAAAGTAACGGGTGAGAGTGATGCTAGACTACATGCCAGTGCCAGGCTGTTACAGAACTCTTGGGGGGAAAAATGCCAGGGGCAAGGCAGAGAAAGGGGAATAGCAATTGAGCAGCAGGAAAAGATTATAATGGCAGAATCAGTGATGCTGACAGAGACTCCGACATGGACTTGTGAAGAAACCGATAAATTCAGAGACTGTCATTCTTCATCCGTTATGCCTAATGTATCTCAAAGTGATACGTTACAGTGTGCAGAGGAAGCAGTGAAAGGGCTGGTTGATGCAGTAGTCCCACATGAACCTATGGTCAAACATGGGCCAAAAGGTGGTCCACCAAAAAGAAGCATGCTCTCAAAAATGCAGGTTAGGCAAGCAGTAGGTGGTCCTAAGGATCATGGCAACTACTTTGAGGAGAatagtacatgtgaaaaaagGAACTCAAGTTTTTACCAAAGGAAAGGGAAACTTGGAGAATGGAAGATGAAAGAAAGTGATAAATCCTTTGAGAGTATTCAAATGGGCACTGCTGTAAACAAGGACTCAAGTAAAACCGATGTAAGACTTGTAGACACTAATGTGTGCCAGGTGCCCTCTGTAAGTTTTTCTAGCACAGGATCTGACCCTGTAACTTGTCCTCATGTAAATCCAAAAAAGAAGGTTGGGCGGCCacaaaagaaacatgaaaatattgaaACCGAGGGAACCATCGGGATTTTGGGAACTGACTGCAGTGTCTCTGTAAACGAATCCGTGGAGACATCTCTCAAGGACTTAAGTGACAAAAAGGCATTGGAGAAAACTGACTGTGTTCAAAAAACGaaaagaggcagagggagataTGCTCGGAAGCCTGTCTGCATAATCCCACGTCAGGAACAAGTTGTGGGAATGGTAATTCAAAGCACAGCTGAGACTCGCACTCCGCCCAGGAAACGGGACCAGGAAGTAATTGGAGGAAAACGGGTAACTGGTACAGAGTGTAAGGGGAGCACACTATTGGAACTTAAAGCCACAGCTGTACCAACCCCAGTGAGACCTCTGCCACATGTACAAAGGAAGCGAGGTTGCCGAAAGAAAATCATTTGCCTGAATGAAAAGACTCCTAATTCTTTTGAGCCCCAGAACTGTAGTGTTTCCCAGCAAGTTATATTGCCGCCATCAAAAACTAAGAGTCAAAACAAAGGAATGGCTGAAATGTCCGCCACATTCGGCAGTGTGAAGGCAACTGGTAAAGAGAAAAGTGCCGTGGTGAGGCAACGTGGCAATGGAGGCAGTATTGCTGTTAGTTGCAGGAACAGAGAGGCAGAAGTAAAATTTAAACGTAAAATTGGTCGGCCATTCAAGAAAAAGACTCtaattaaaatggcaaaacagtTAGAATTACCGCAGTTAAGAACTGCGAAAGCCACTGACATGTATGAAGAGAATCACCCAGAAAATATTCCTTATCAAACTCACAAATATAGGCTAAAGCGGGAAAGAAAGACAGTGGAGTTGTATTCACAAGTATCACAATTGAGAAGGTACAGTCGGGCATGCAAATTGAATGCAAATTACTCCGCTGAGAAGCAGGAACACCATCCTGCTAGTAGCCGTAAACGCCTTTTGTCTTCTGTCTCCAAGATCCCTATTCCAAATTTGGATTCAGAAAAAACTTCATCttcagctgttctctctgttacTAAGAAGGGTACAGTGACCACCAAATCTGAAGGACGTGATTCTCTTAAAGTGACTTGGAAAAAAGGAAAGCATCTAAAGAACAAAATGAAACGTAAAGTGAATATTAAAGTTGAAGaaattcagcaaccagtgttgACTGCATTATCAAAGATAAAAAATCCCAGTGCCTTCCAGGAAATTCTACCTATGCTTTCAAAAGAGACCACAGCTGTGTCAGGGTCTGCCCGCTCAACTGAGAAGAAGCCGTTGACAAATTGTAAAATGCGAagtaaagcaaaacaaataaatcaattgcAGTTCAGTGCAGAAAGTGGCCAGTCACTCCGCGCACAGTCTCTCTGTCAAATTCACAATGATACTGCAGCAGCTAAAGTCGCATTACCAGTGCTAATCCATAAAGCTGAGTTTGAAGAGATTGGAGTGATGTCCCATAAAGGTACCCATAATGTAACAGTGAAGAAGATTCAGGGAAAAGGTAGAATGTCTCAGAAAAAAGTCACTGTCAAATGTGAGCCAGGACTAGATGCTGCTGTGATTAATGACTCGGAGTCTCACTCACCATTCTTACCATCTCAAAGGTTTATTGAGTCCACTAAATCTGGTGATAAAGGACCACAAATCCATGGGAGACAACGTAAGAATGAAGCATTGGTTCCAACTGTGAAATTTAGGGAAGAAGTGAAAAAAGATGTGGCTTATGAGTCATTAACAGATCAAAGTTATCATCCTTCCCAAGAATGCCCCTTGCAATCCCCTGGCAAGGTTATGTCCTGTTTGAAAATTTCTGCAAACAGTGAAATGAAGAGACCACGGAAAGTGGACAGACGACGGAAATGGTTTAGACATCAGAAAGCTCAAGAACTTAAGGCATTGTCCGAGGTAAAACCCACAGAACCAGTTGGACAATTTACTTCGCAGATTGATAGCAGGGAGGAGGTGCTTAGtgtcacacaaaaacatttgagTAAAAGAAAACTAGAAACTGGTGATCAGCTTTTTAATGATTCTGATCCCTTTACAAAAAGGCCTCGAAAGGCAGTTGGCTCAAGGAAGAGACGCAGGAGAAAAAGATCCTGGTGGGATGACAGGGGAAAGGGTAAGGGAGAAATACCTGACGCCATGCTTAAGCCGTCTTTGCCATCCGTTGAAGGCAAAGCAGAAGTAGAAGTCGTTGTGAAATCGGattttgatgtgaaaattaCCGCTAATCAGGAGTCAAATACTTCATATCAGCATAAGATGCAAAACTCAAATGAACTCCCCTCACATACCCAAGTAGTGCCACAGAGATCTGGGACAGACAGAATTTCAGAGGTAGTCTATTTTTCTGACCAAATCAACCTGTCTACAAGTCACAATACTGAAAAGTCTCAGAACAATATTTTTGCTGATGAAACTGAAAAGAAGCCATTTCACGATAACAGTATTTCAGAAAATCAAAGATTGGCGAGTGATCCAGAAAATCAAGATGATCAAACTTTGCCAATTAAGAATTTAGGACCACTGCCAGAACCATGCAAAATAACTGTTGACATGGCATCTGATGAGCTTCAAGAAAAAGAAAGGTGGAACGAAACAAATACTTCAACATCTCCTGCTTTAAACGATGAAGTGAACACGCTTGAGACTGATAGTCTAGAACCAGATCCACTTGTAAAAGCAGAGCTTACAAGACAAAAGTCGAGATCCAGAAATGAAGACGACCGACAGACGCAAATTGTAACAACTGAAGAAAATGCTTTGAGAGATCACTCGGTCCTGCTGAATCCCAAAGAGGTAGACCAAGTGGAAACCAAAGTTGAAATGTTTGTGTCTTCAGAATCAAAAACCTTAAATCCAGCAAACCTGAGGTCCTCCAAAATGCTTAGTGAGGAAGATGGATTATGTGATGTCTTTCTGAATACCCCTGATGTTGAGAAAGAACAGACAATGTCTCTGCAGCAAAAGGTATTGATACAGGACCCTCCACTAGATAAAAAAGGGTGGGAAAAGGATGGCGTGGAACAAAGTGACCAAGAAGTGGAGGAAGGATACGTTGAGGAAGACACTGTGGAGAGCATGGAAGAAGAAGAATTGCCTGTAACTAGTCATTCTAAGGCTCGACGTCCAGGACGCCCAGCTAAGGACAAAGGGAAGAAGCCGATAGAGTGCCAATTCTGTGGCCGTCCTTTTCATCACATCTCGGCCTATGTCATTCACCGCCGTGTCCATACAGGAGAGAGGCCCTACAGCTGCCAGGAGTGTGGAAAAACCTTTGCTCAACTCTCAAATCTTAACACTCATAGAAAAACGCACAAGGTCTCTGGCGATCTCCATGGACTGCTTTCCGAACAAGAGGAACTTCTTGACCATTGCCAGAAGCATGCCCCAGGACCAGAAAAGCGGGACCATTTGACCAGGCAAGCGGGCAATGAAGAAGGTGGGGATAAGAAGCAATATCGTTCCTTTCCTTATTCAAAAGATGGGAAGCCCCAtatatgttctgtgtgtggaaAGGGATTTCGCTACACCTCTATGCTGAAGATCCACATGCGTGTCCACAGTGGGGAAAAGCCTTACTCCTGCAAAGTTTGTGGCAAGTCCTTCAGCCAGGCATGTAGTGTTAGTGTTCATGAAAAAATACACTGGTCAATAAAGCCGTACGTTTGTAACTTTTGTGGAAAAGGATTTTCTCAGCTCGGAACACTGAGAACTCATTTTTACTCACACGTGGGAGTATATAAAGACGGTGGTAAGCAGTTAAGCAACAAGGTGACATTCCAGTGCCGAGCCTGCAACAAGAGCTTTAGTATTTGGCATCAGTATAACTTCCACCTAAAATCACATCTTGATGTCCAATTTTTTGCTTGTGATATCTGTGGTCGGCAATATAGGCAGATGTGTGACCTCAGCTTCCACCGCCAATCCTGCGGCAAGCAGATTATAGAGGAGACTGTACGTCATACACTTGAATCTGACACTTTGCAGGAATCCAGAAAGCTAAAAGGTCAGCCATTTCAACCGCATGTGCTACAGTATTCACAGCTCCAAAGCAACTATCAGCATCAGCGACAGGGCAAACAAGCATTTTCTCCAAGTGATCTAACATCTCAGAGACCGCTTTACCAGTTACCTGAACGTAAAACCTTGAAACCTGAATTGATGAATCCTCAACCACAAAGAGATGCTTCCCAGCAGAGGAACCATTCTTCAAGGAGTAAATGCTGGCAGATGCCTAACCCTGCCTATTCTCAAATGATCATAAAATCCCCTCGTAAACGTCACCCTTCAAGGCACCCTCTCTCAACGTCAGTTCATCTAGATCGTAAATTTGACCCAAGGAAGTATTTGTGCCCACGCTGTGGTCGACTCTTTAGGCACTTAGGGAGGCTTAGAGCCCACATGCTCACCCATATCCGTGGTCACAGCTATACCTGTGGGCGCTGTGGAAAAACGCTGGAAAATTGGAACAAGTTCTGGCTGCACCAACGTGTCCATCGACAGAAACAAGGACGGTTCTTCTGTCCTAAGTGTGGTCAGGGCTTCCGCTTTGCTGGAATGTACAAACAGCATTTGCAGGAACACAAGGAGCTTACAGTTTTTGCTTGTTCCTCATGTCCGCAAACATTTTCCCATCAAGAAGCTTTGAAGGCTCATCGGAGAGACCAGCATAAACCACATAAGTGTAATGTTTGCGGAAAACGTTTCCACCTTCAGGGAAACTTGCAGCGACACAACCTTGTACATCGTCATACCCACCCAGAATGTTGTCCTCACTGCAGTCTGTTATTCGCCAGTGTCACTTGCCTGCAGGACCACATGATGACTCATAAAAGCCCAGCTGGCCCTCTCTTGGATATGTCAGCACAACAAAATGTACTGCCATACCAATGTGGGGAATGTGAATCCAGTTTCAAAAACTTGGATTTGCTCTTCCGCCATCagctctcccaccctccccccagGGACAGGAAGCCTTGGCGTAATGGAGAGATTGTTGGCCTGCAAAAGAAGAGTCCATATGTCTTTGCCCCACTGGATGATCCAAGTGTGTACCCTAGTTCCTCATCTTCAGTTGCCCAGGTTTCTGCTCATTACACTAATCCATCTTCCCACGAGGGTTCTGTGATCAGCCATACTTATTCTCCTGATCATTTTCAGCTGGCAAGCAACAAGCCCAGTCACCCTAGCAAACTTCCATCTCTGGAAAACAACGCACACCTACCTCAGACACTGTCACCCTCTGCAGCTGTGCCTTTTTCTGACTCTCAACCTCTCCCACAATATCCCCAGACAAGTACATCCGTCCAGTCCCCGAGCCATAACCAGGATCAAACGTCTCACAAATGTGAAAAACCATTTCCCCAGAAGCCACTCCGTACCTATGAGAAGTCCAAGAGAGGTGTCCCTAGTGCCCCTAGTGTCAAACCCCATAATGAAGAGGACTGTAGGGACAGTATAGCATGTGCTGAGTGTGGGGCACAGTTTAATGTTGTTCCAGAATTATATGAGCATTACTTGCAGCATGCCAGGGGAGAGCTATAA